A stretch of DNA from Calorimonas adulescens:
CAGGCTGAATTCGACATAATTTATGGTGAAGGAATATCCAAAGAGGGCAGTATACTTGACATGGCGGTTGATCTAAACATTGTAACAAAAAGTGGTTCGTGGTTTTCTTACAAAAACAACAAGATAGGACAAGGTAGAGAAAATGCCAAACAATATTTAAAAGAAAACAAAGAGGTTGCAAAAGAAATAGAAAATCAGATAAAAGAAAATTTTAATATTGCATTTAATGCTATCAAATCAGCCAGTGACAATGAAATTAATGAAGTAGATGAATAATGAGCAATTAGGTGGCATCTTATGAATTACGAAGTGCTAAATTATGCTTTAAATTACTTAAAAACACCCCATACGAGGTATGAACTTGAAACTAAATTAAAGGGCAAAAAATATGAAGGAAATGATATTAGCGAAGTAATAGATTATTTAACAGTTCTGGGTTATATTGATGACGAAAAATATACTGAGCTATATATCGATTATTACTTATCTGTTAAAGGTGACAGTAAAAAAATGGTATTTTCAAAGCTCATAAAAAA
This window harbors:
- a CDS encoding regulatory protein RecX; the protein is MNYEVLNYALNYLKTPHTRYELETKLKGKKYEGNDISEVIDYLTVLGYIDDEKYTELYIDYYLSVKGDSKKMVFSKLIKKGVDKSIISKILEEYAEYSEVDAVLKIIGKKFKSVDLSDKVKLMKIKKYLINKGFSIQAIDESIKKLI